From Saccharomyces kudriavzevii IFO 1802 strain IFO1802 genome assembly, chromosome: 11:
CCTATTGCCCATCAAGGCAGGGGTCGCCATCATGGCGTTGGGCGCGGTAGCCGCCGACCCTGGCATGAAAGTGGCCGTTGTGCCCTGTGGCCTGCACTACTTTCACAGAAACAAATTCAGATCTAGAGCTGTTTTGGAATACGGCGAACCTATCATTGTGGACTGCAAATATGGTGAGATGTACAAAGAATCCCCCCGCGAAACCGTCTCCAAgctgttgaagaaaatcacAACCGCACTGTTTTCCGTCACGGAGAATGCCCCCGATTACGACACTTTGATGGTCATTCAGGCTGCAAGAAGACTGTACCAGCCACTGAAGGTCAAATTGCCCTTGCCCGCCATCGTGGAGATCAACAGAAGGCTGCTTTTCGGTTACTCCAAATTCAAGGATGATCCGATTATCATCcacttgaaaaaactggTATACGActacaacaaaaaattaGACTTGGTGGGCTTGAAAGACCACCAAGTAATGCAACTGAAAACTACCAAACTGGAGGCCTTGAGATGTCTAGTGATTCTAGTCACTAGATTGATCAAGTTATCTGTTTTTGCCATGCTATCATTACCGGGATATATCCTCTTCACTccaatttttattatctgTCGTGTGTACTCTGAAAAGAAGGCGAAAGAGGgcttgaagaaatctttgGTTAAGATCAAAGGTACCGACTTGTTGGCCACATGGAAACTTATCGTGGCGCTGATATTGGCTCCGGTTCTTTACGTGACCTACTCTATTTTACTGATCGTTTTGGCAAGGAAGCAACACTATCTTCGCATCTGGGTCCCCTCAAGCAACCCTTTTGTGCAATTCGTTTATTTCTATGCACTATTGGTTTTCACGACCTATTCGTCTTTAAAGACAGGTGAAATCGGTGTGGACCTTTTCAAGTCGCTAAGACCACTTTTCGTTTCCATTGTTTATCcaggcaaaaaaattgaggaAATTCAATCCACGAGGAAGAATTTAAGCCTTGAATTAACTGCTGTTTGTAATGATCTGGGACCGCTAGTCTTCCCCGATTATGATAAATTGGCCACCGAGATCTTTTCCAAGAAGGAAGGTTACGATGTTTCTTCTGATACAGAGTCATCTATAAGTCGCATGAGTGGTCAATCTAGGAGTCGTTCATCTTCCATACATTCTATTGGCTCACAAGCTTCCAACGCACTATCAAGAGTGAACTCGAGAGGCTCATTGACCGATATCCCCATCTTTTCTGACACAAGACAAGGCCAATGGAAGAGTGAAGGAGAAACCAgtgaagacgaagatgaatttgatgGGAAAACTGTTGAAACTCCACAGAATCCCGacttgaacaaagaaaatactcGCGACACGGATATCTCTTCCAAGATTGCCTCACTAGTAAGACAAAAAAGAGAAcacgaaaagaaagagtaaTTGCGAAAAGCTAAACAAGAGAGCAAAGTATTGACGATGTTCgtatataatattatgAAAACAACAACCGAAAAACATTAAGGGAGAACATTTctatgtaaaaaaaaatgtatatcTAAGtaaataatagtaataacaGAAACCTgaaaatctaaaaaaaaaaaaatgcttatGGTTCCGTTAGTCTTCGCCGATTGGtatttcatcttttaatattttattcaatttgaCCTTGATTTCGGTTTGCGAGTCGCCTCTGAGGATATCGGAGACGAACCAAACGTCGCAGTCCAACTGCACCATTTCCAGAGATCCTTTCAAAACACCGCATAAGATGTTGGAGTACCAGAGCGACTTCATAGCGTCCATGGGCAACTCCACAAAGTCGGCCAATGGATTCTCGTCCAAGACCAACGAAAACGAGTCCTTACTATGCGACCAATTCGTTATACTGGGCGTAATGttcaagaatattttaAACGCACATTTACTTAGCACTTCACTCGTCTTTGCTAGGGTCTCGCAGCGTGGTAACGCCGTCCTAGCCAAGAAATCCTCAATGAGCCTACACCCAATGTTGTATCCCATGCTGTACAAATGATCATTCACTTTGTTGAAATCCCGTTCATAATCTTGGCACAATTGCGCCACTATAGAGCCATACGTTAGCGTGAATAATTCTGTATTTATCTTTTCTGTCTTGTTCTTCCAGATCTCTTCTCCTATGGCCTTCAAAGACCTTGATTGTGTGGTAGAGACCATTCTCGATCGCTTTCTGGATGCTAGTGAGCAGATTGAATGTAACTCTTTCCTCTACTTTCACCCCGGCCGTCGCAACTATAATCTTCTCTATATTGCTATTATCATGAAGAGGAGACTATGCATCTTTGCCGGGTAATACTAGAAGGTTATTTTACAACATCTTCTTGCTTGATGCTACGCTGGTTTAGCAGCTTTAAGTTCTTCCGCAGCAACAATATGTATGTAAACATGCGCCATTTGAGTCCCAATACGTGTTCCGTTATCATTCTGTGGGTCTTAGCGTACCCAACAAAAATCATCGTTGCAATAAACAGGATTCACTACAACAGTAGCAGTGCCAGACCATTTACGGTATTAGGTTTCTGAGAGCCGAGTTTTTCCATTATACGTCATAGTCATTATCATGTTCTACGTATTTCCTTTTGCAGAATGCCATCTTGCACGTGACATTACAAATTGTGGTGAAAAAAGGTTCACATAATAAACTGTGAAGGCActcaaaatgaaatttaGCTCATTATGGATGAATCATCCATCGCCAGCTAGAATGCAGAGTGCTGAGGACGTTTAAGGTGAAAATGatatataagtatatagcgttttgaaaattctacAGAGTTGAAAGCCTTACTTGGAGTCGCTTGGATGCTCGATTGTAAATACACCAATATAGATAGAGAGATAGACCAGAacaaaaagataaaaataaaataaaataaaataaaataaaaaaaatggtacgAGACTTACTGGCATTACCCACAGCATTGCCTCTGATCACTGCCAGTTTTGCTACTGACGAAGTCCATCTACTTGTTGGCACAGGGTCCACGGATTCAATAAGCGTTTGTAAGAACAGAATTCACTCCATTTTGAATGCTGGTGGTAATCCTATTGTGGTTAGTCCCTCGTCGACAAGCCATGCCAAGCAATTGCATATGGAATTTGGGTGCTTCGAGAAATTTCAGGTAATAGAGAGGGGGTTTGCTTTATCCGATTTGACTACTCTGGGGAGGTCCCTAGTGTGCAAAGTCGTGGATAGAGTATTTGTAGATCTACCCGTAGCCCAAAGCAACCTATGTGATGAAATCTTCTGGCAATGTCAAAAACTAAGAATCCCTATAAACACTTTTCACAAGCCAGAGTTCTCGACCTTCAACATGATACCAACGTGGATGGACCCCAAGGGAAGCGGTTTGCAAATCGCAGTAACTACTAATGGTAATGGATACATCCTGGCCaatagaataaaaagaGATATAGTGTCTCATTTACCTCCCAATATATCCGAAGTCGTGATAAACATGGGATATTTGAAAGACCGTATTATAAACGAAGACCATAAGATCCtgttgaaggaaaaatactATCAAACTGACATGTCATTGCCTGGATTTGGTTACGGGCTAGACGAAGATGGATGGGAAAGTCATAAATTCAATAAGCTAATTCGTGAATTTGAAATGACTAGCAGGGAACAGAGACTGAAGAGAACTCGATGGTTATCTCAGATAATGGAGTATTACCCCATGAACAAGTTGAGCGACATTAAGTTGGAGGATTTCGAAATACCTTCCTCTACAACAAAGAAAGCGAAGCAGGAGTCTGCTATAGAGGGCATAGTCTCCCCCGCTAATGAGAAGCTCGGAAGGGAAACCGAACAACTACAGTTATCGGAGgttggaaagaagaaaggtCCCGAAACGCAGGGGGAAATTTCATTGGTCGGAAGTGGACCAGGTTCAGTATCTATGTTAACAATAGGAGCATTGCAGGAGATAAAGACTGCGGATATAATTTTAGCAGATAAACTAGTTCCTCAAGCCATTTTAGACTTGATACCTACACAAACCGAAACGTTTATAGCCAAGA
This genomic window contains:
- the GPT2 gene encoding bifunctional glycerol-3-phosphate/glycerone-phosphate O-acyltransferase GPT2 (similar to Saccharomyces cerevisiae GPT2 (YKR067W); ancestral locus Anc_5.648), which encodes MSTDPADHATAKSVAHVPQASRRYRNSYNGFVYNIHTWLYDLAVFLFNILFTIFFREIKVRGAYNVPEVGVPTILVCAPHANQFIDPALVMAQTRLLKTSAGESRSRMPCFITAESSFKKRFISLFGHAMGGIPVPRIQDNLKSVDENLEIYAPDLKNHPEIIKGRSKNPQSTPVNFTKRFSAKSLLGLPNYLSNAQIKEIPDNETIILSSPFKTSNAKVAGLLTNGTNFKYAEKIDNTETFQSVFDHLHTKGCVGIFPEGGSHDRPSLLPIKAGVAIMALGAVAADPGMKVAVVPCGLHYFHRNKFRSRAVLEYGEPIIVDCKYGEMYKESPRETVSKLLKKITTALFSVTENAPDYDTLMVIQAARRLYQPLKVKLPLPAIVEINRRLLFGYSKFKDDPIIIHLKKLVYDYNKKLDLVGLKDHQVMQLKTTKLEALRCLVILVTRLIKLSVFAMLSLPGYILFTPIFIICRVYSEKKAKEGLKKSLVKIKGTDLLATWKLIVALILAPVLYVTYSILLIVLARKQHYLRIWVPSSNPFVQFVYFYALLVFTTYSSLKTGEIGVDLFKSLRPLFVSIVYPGKKIEEIQSTRKNLSLELTAVCNDLGPLVFPDYDKLATEIFSKKEGYDVSSDTESSISRMSGQSRSRSSSIHSIGSQASNALSRVNSRGSLTDIPIFSDTRQGQWKSEGETSEDEDEFDGKTVETPQNPDLNKENTRDTDISSKIASLVRQKREHEKKE
- the BET3 gene encoding TRAPP complex core subunit BET3 (similar to Saccharomyces cerevisiae BET3 (YKR068C); ancestral locus Anc_5.649); its protein translation is MVSTTQSRSLKAIGEEIWKNKTEKINTELFTLTYGSIVAQLCQDYERDFNKVNDHLYSMGYNIGCRLIEDFLARTALPRCETLAKTSEVLSKCAFKIFLNITPSITNWSHSKDSFSLVLDENPLADFVELPMDAMKSLWYSNILCGVLKGSLEMVQLDCDVWFVSDILRGDSQTEIKVKLNKILKDEIPIGED
- the MET1 gene encoding uroporphyrinogen-III C-methyltransferase (similar to Saccharomyces cerevisiae MET1 (YKR069W); ancestral locus Anc_5.651); its protein translation is MVRDLLALPTALPLITASFATDEVHLLVGTGSTDSISVCKNRIHSILNAGGNPIVVSPSSTSHAKQLHMEFGCFEKFQVIERGFALSDLTTLGRSLVCKVVDRVFVDLPVAQSNLCDEIFWQCQKLRIPINTFHKPEFSTFNMIPTWMDPKGSGLQIAVTTNGNGYILANRIKRDIVSHLPPNISEVVINMGYLKDRIINEDHKILLKEKYYQTDMSLPGFGYGLDEDGWESHKFNKLIREFEMTSREQRLKRTRWLSQIMEYYPMNKLSDIKLEDFEIPSSTTKKAKQESAIEGIVSPANEKLGRETEQLQLSEVGKKKGPETQGEISLVGSGPGSVSMLTIGALQEIKTADIILADKLVPQAILDLIPTQTETFIAKKFPGNAERAQQELLAKGLESLMDGLKVVRLKQGDPYIFGRGGEEFNFFKDRGYIPSVLPGISSSLACTVLAQIPATQRNIADQVLICTGTGRKGALPEIPEFVKSRTTVFLMALHRANVLITELLKHGWDSDVPAAIVERGSCPDQRVTRTLLKWVPEVVEEIGSRPPGVLVVGKAVNALADQDVSNLSESRKYVVDEGFREFEVDTDSLFK